The sequence GATTATATGCAGGTAAGATGGGGGACACATGGAGATCATCCAATGGTTTCATTTGCACCATTTTCTGTTGAAGAATGTTTTACTGAAGTTGTAAGAGCGTTTTATTGGTCTGAGAGGATTTCATCTGTAGTAGTTTTACTTCTTGATGAGGTAGTAGCTCACATGAGAGAAGGTATAGACATTGATAATATTAAAGATGTTGTTCAGATTCCCGAACGTGGTCCATTTCCTGAGGAAAAAGAAGGATATCGACCTTATAGAGTTGAGATAGATAAGGGAGCAAAATTGCCACCTCTTGGAACAGGCTACAGGTTCAACGTTACAGGTCTAGTGCACGATGAGTTAGGCTTTCCTGTAGAGAATCCTGAAAAAACAGAGTTCTTGATTAAAAGATTGCACAATAAAGTAGATGCAGTTGAAGATGAGATAACTTCTTATGACGAAAGGTATACAGAAGATGCTGAAGTGATAGTTATTTCTTATGGTTCGGTTGCCAGATCAAGTTTACGTGCTGTAAGAGAACTTAGAAAGAACAACGTTAGAGTTGGCTTTTTTAGACCAATTACGGTATGGCCATTTCCCTCGAAAAGAGTG comes from Thermodesulfobium acidiphilum and encodes:
- a CDS encoding 2-oxoacid:acceptor oxidoreductase subunit alpha, translated to MSAKLIQGNEAVVYGAIKAGLKFFAGYPITPSTEIAEMCARDLPKVGGVFIQMEDEISSIAACIGASLGGFRAMSATSGPGFSLMQENIGYAIMAEVSVIIVNVQRMGPSTGIATAPSQSDYMQVRWGTHGDHPMVSFAPFSVEECFTEVVRAFYWSERISSVVVLLLDEVVAHMREGIDIDNIKDVVQIPERGPFPEEKEGYRPYRVEIDKGAKLPPLGTGYRFNVTGLVHDELGFPVENPEKTEFLIKRLHNKVDAVEDEITSYDERYTEDAEVIVISYGSVARSSLRAVRELRKNNVRVGFFRPITVWPFPSKRVRELSKNVKNIIVAEMSMGQMVLEVRRSIVENCNVTLIQGIKGELITPDIIYNTVNEVISK